A window from Nocardioides mesophilus encodes these proteins:
- a CDS encoding glutamine synthetase family protein → MSLPEPNPRLIDLDTLRRRVADGAVDTVVVAFTDMQGRLQGKRLHASYFLDFALEHGQEGCNYLLGVDVDMNTVDGYAMTSWDKGYGDMEFSLDLSTLRLLPHLPGTAMVQCDLVWDDHAPVEPSPRQILRRQVAHAEEAGYVALAGTELEFMLFEDTYESAWAAGYHGLTPSNQYNVDYSILGTSRVEPVLRDIRNAMHAAGMNVEGAKGECNFGQHEIGFVYDRALVTADNHSVYKTAAKEIAAAHGKSITFMAKWDEREGNSCHIHLSLRGSDDSLVFWDEEARGRSVLYDRFIAGILATMADFTLLYAPNVNSYKRYADGSFAPTTIGWGNDNRTCAVRLIGRGPSARLENRLPGGDVNPYLALAAMIAGGLHGIEQELELEPELVGNAYRSDKTKVPRTLRDARDAFASSALARSAFGDEVVDHYTNMADVELAAYGATVTDWERRRGFERM, encoded by the coding sequence ATGAGCCTTCCCGAACCGAACCCGCGCCTGATCGACCTCGACACGCTGCGCCGCCGCGTCGCGGACGGCGCGGTCGACACGGTGGTCGTCGCGTTCACCGACATGCAGGGGCGGCTGCAGGGCAAGCGGCTGCACGCGTCGTACTTCCTCGACTTCGCCCTCGAGCACGGCCAGGAGGGCTGCAACTACCTGCTCGGCGTCGACGTGGACATGAACACCGTCGACGGCTACGCGATGACGTCGTGGGACAAGGGCTACGGCGACATGGAGTTCTCCCTGGACCTCTCCACGCTGCGGCTGCTGCCGCACCTGCCCGGCACCGCGATGGTCCAGTGCGACCTGGTCTGGGACGACCACGCCCCGGTCGAGCCGTCACCGCGGCAGATCCTGCGCCGCCAGGTGGCGCACGCCGAGGAGGCCGGCTACGTCGCGCTGGCGGGCACCGAGCTGGAGTTCATGCTGTTCGAGGACACCTACGAGTCCGCCTGGGCCGCGGGCTACCACGGGCTCACGCCCAGCAACCAGTACAACGTCGACTACTCGATCCTGGGCACCTCCCGGGTCGAGCCGGTGCTGCGCGACATCCGCAACGCGATGCACGCCGCCGGAATGAACGTCGAGGGCGCCAAGGGCGAGTGCAACTTCGGCCAGCACGAGATCGGGTTCGTCTACGACCGGGCGCTGGTCACCGCCGACAACCACTCGGTCTACAAGACCGCCGCCAAGGAGATCGCCGCCGCGCACGGCAAGTCGATCACGTTCATGGCCAAGTGGGACGAGCGTGAGGGGAACTCCTGCCACATCCACCTCTCGCTGCGCGGCTCCGACGACTCGCTGGTGTTCTGGGACGAGGAGGCACGCGGCCGCTCGGTGCTCTACGACCGGTTCATCGCCGGCATCCTCGCCACGATGGCGGACTTCACGCTCTTGTACGCGCCGAACGTCAACTCCTACAAGCGGTACGCCGACGGCTCGTTCGCGCCGACCACGATCGGCTGGGGCAACGACAACCGCACCTGCGCGGTGCGCCTGATCGGCCGCGGACCGTCGGCCCGCCTGGAGAACCGGCTCCCCGGCGGCGACGTGAACCCCTACCTGGCGCTGGCGGCGATGATCGCCGGCGGACTGCACGGCATCGAGCAGGAGCTCGAGCTCGAGCCCGAGCTGGTCGGCAACGCCTACCGGTCGGACAAGACCAAGGTGCCGCGTACCCTTCGGGACGCACGCGACGCCTTCGCGTCGTCGGCCCTGGCCCGCTCGGCCTTCGGCGACGAGGTCGTCGACCACTACACGAACATGGCCGACGTCGAGCTGGCCGCCTACGGCGCCACGGTGACCGACTGGGAGCGCCGGCGCGGCTTCGAGAGGATGTGA
- a CDS encoding FadR/GntR family transcriptional regulator yields the protein MSANPSIELSETMLRAVRGHHAFEGCVEQLATAIRLGVYPRGSALPPERELAERMGVSRATLREAIAALRAADFVSTTRGRGGGTVVSYRAKRPSARGARALQPRRAELLDTLVFRRLVEPGACHVAASRGLSAEQRDFLAAAHDEVAAATDPARHRQADSRFHLALAAVTESPLTVRAVASVQADLHDMLNAIPVLEVNIAHSAVQHRAILDAILGGDPTRARRVMESHCDDTAALLRGLLA from the coding sequence GTGTCTGCGAACCCGAGCATCGAGCTGAGCGAGACGATGCTGCGGGCGGTGCGCGGGCACCACGCGTTCGAGGGCTGCGTCGAGCAGCTGGCCACCGCGATCCGCCTCGGCGTCTACCCCCGTGGCAGCGCGCTGCCCCCCGAGCGTGAGCTCGCCGAGCGGATGGGGGTCTCCCGGGCCACGCTGCGCGAGGCCATCGCCGCGCTCCGGGCCGCCGACTTCGTCAGCACCACGCGGGGCCGGGGCGGCGGGACCGTGGTGAGCTACCGGGCCAAGCGACCCTCGGCCCGCGGCGCCCGGGCGCTGCAGCCGCGGCGCGCGGAGCTTCTGGACACCCTGGTGTTCCGGCGGCTCGTCGAGCCGGGCGCCTGCCACGTGGCAGCGTCCCGCGGGCTCTCCGCCGAGCAGCGGGACTTCCTGGCGGCCGCGCACGACGAGGTGGCGGCCGCGACCGACCCGGCCCGGCACCGGCAGGCGGACTCGCGCTTCCACCTCGCCCTCGCCGCGGTCACCGAGTCGCCGCTGACCGTGCGGGCGGTCGCGTCGGTCCAGGCCGACCTGCACGACATGCTCAACGCGATCCCGGTGCTCGAGGTGAACATCGCCCACTCCGCCGTCCAGCACCGGGCGATCCTCGACGCGATCCTGGGCGGTGATCCCACCCGGGCCCGGCGCGTGATGGAGAGCCACTGCGACGACACCGCTGCCCTGCTGCGTGGCCTGCTGGCCTGA